The proteins below come from a single Miscanthus floridulus cultivar M001 chromosome 1, ASM1932011v1, whole genome shotgun sequence genomic window:
- the LOC136490601 gene encoding proline-rich protein 4-like, which yields MAAVLGGLLPGVCAVLMVIAVASAASSEASSVVVGLAKCADCTRKNMKAEAAFKGLEVAIKCKNSKGEYESKAMGKLDGSGAFSIPLSTDLHAADCVAQLHSALGTACPGQEPSRIVPQSSEANFVVVPGKTDYPSAECASATLLGPIKKHLLDHFHKKPVPPKPKPEPKPEPKPQPEYHPPTPTYGSPTPIYHPPARQLFDKKHVFDHFHKDHDYHHFFDHFHKKPVPPKPKPEPKPKPEPKPQPEYHSPTPTYGSPTPIYHPPARHLFDKKPLLGHFHKDHDYHHFFDHFHKKPMPPKPKPEPKPQPEPDHFHKGHDYHHFFDHFHKKPVPPKPKPEPKPQPEPEYHSPPTYGSPTPIYHPPARHLFDKKPLLDHFHKDHDYHHFFDHFHKKPVPPKPKPEPKPQPEPEYHHPTPTYGSPTPIYHPPSLDKKPLLDHLHKDHDYHHFFDHFHKKPVPPKPNPEPKPQPQPEYHPATPTYGSPTPIYHPPVKH from the exons ATGGCTGCGGTACTTGGGGGCCTTCTCCCCGGCGTCTGCGCCGTGCTGATGGTAATCGCCGTGGCAAGCGCTGCCTCCAGCGAGGCGTCCTCGGTGGTCGTCGGCCTCGCCAAATGCGCCGACTGCACCAGGAAGAacatgaaggccgaggcggcatTCAAGG GTCTTGAGGTGGCGATCAAGTGCAAGAACAGCAAAGGCGAGTACGAGAGCAAGGCCATGGGCAAGCTAGATGGCTCCGGCGCCTTCAGCATCCCGCTGAGCACGGACCTGCACGCCGCTGACTGCGTTGCGCAGCTCCACAGCGCCTTGGGCACCGCGTGCCCCGGCCAGGAACCTTCAAGGATTGTGCCGCAGTCGTCCGAGGCCAACTTCGTCGTGGTCCCTGGCAAGACAGACTACCCATCGGCAGAATGCGCGTCGGCAACCCTGTTGGGGCCGATCAAGAAGCACCTGTTGGACCATTTCCACAAGAAGCCTGTGCCACCGAAGCCGAAGCCAGAGCCAAAGCCAGAACCTAAGCCACAGCCAGAGTACCACCCCCCTACACCAACATATGGATCCCCAACTCCGATCTACCATCCTCCAGCCAGGCAGTTGTTTGACAAGAAGCACGTGTTTGATCACTTCCATAAGGACCATGATTACCATCACTTCTTCGACCACTTCCACAAGAAGCCAGTTCCGCCGAAGCCGAAGCCAGAGCCCAAGCCCAAGCCGGAACCCAAGCCACAGCCGGAGTACCACTCTCCAACGCCAACATACGGCTCTCCAACTCCGATCTACCACCCTCCAGCCAGGCATCTGTTCGACAAGAAGCCCTTGCTCGGTCACTTCCACAAGGACCATGACTACCACCACTTCTTCGACCACTTCCACAAGAAGCCCATGCCACCGAAGCCAAAGCCAGAGCCCAAGCCGCAGCCTGAGCCTGATCACTTCCACAAGGGCCATGACTACCACCACTTCTTTGACCACTTTCACAAGAAGCCCGTACCACCCAAGCCCAAGCCAGAGCCCAAACCGCAGCCTGAGCCTGAGTACCACTCTCCTCCAACGTACGGGTCACCTACACCAATCTACCACCCTCCGGCCAGGCATTTGTTCGACAAGAAGCCCTTGCTAGATCACTTCCACAAGGACCATGACTACCACCACTTCTTTGACCACTTCCACAAGAAGCCCGTGCCACCGAAGCCAAAGCCGGAACCCAAGCCGCAGCCTGAGCCTGAGTACCACCACCCGACGCCAACATATGGGTCTCCGACTCCGATCTACCACCCTCCGTCGTTGGACAAGAAGCCCTTGCTCGACCACTTGCACAAGGACCATGACTACCACCACTTCTTTGACCACTTCCACAAGAAGCCTGTGCCACCGAAGCCCAACCCGGAGCCCAAACCGCAGCCGCAGCCGGAGTATCACCCCGCGACGCCAACATACGGGTCACCGACTCCCATCTACCACCCTCCGGTCAAGCACTGA